A genome region from Desulfobulbaceae bacterium includes the following:
- a CDS encoding cytochrome C, with the protein MNYPVWQLDFAGGGLLIALIATIHVFIAQFAVGGGLFLVLTEIKGRRENNRQILEYVQRHARFFLVLTMVLGSLTGIGIWFTISLLSPAATSTLIHNFVFAWAIEWLFFLVEIISIFIYTYTFDRLTERDHLRVGWIYAVSAWLSLFFVSGIIDFMLTPGAWLQTGSFWDGFFNPTFWPALFFRTFLSLILAGLFGFLTACTVKEVFVRHSLMRYCATWLLVPVVLLLGAAWWYASALPPEVGEMIFHRMPFLTQYIRLFAICSPLIVLGGLIMAIRMPAGVNRVFAVVMLLIGFCYLGAFEFIREGGRRPYIIRDHMYANSIFKKDISSLAQTGVIKAARWVEQRPITDSNRVLVGKELFMTLCLSCHSIGGPMNNILPRTEQLGVRELDMILGSMGRGYPYMPPFIGTAEEQRALTAFLTTALHNRREEP; encoded by the coding sequence ATGAACTATCCAGTTTGGCAACTTGACTTTGCCGGAGGCGGCCTCCTGATCGCCCTGATTGCCACGATCCATGTTTTTATCGCCCAGTTTGCCGTCGGTGGCGGACTCTTTCTGGTTTTGACCGAGATCAAGGGGCGGCGAGAGAACAACCGGCAGATCCTTGAGTATGTACAGCGCCATGCGCGCTTTTTTCTGGTTTTGACCATGGTGTTGGGCAGCCTGACCGGAATCGGCATCTGGTTTACCATTTCCCTGCTCAGTCCTGCTGCCACTTCGACCCTGATTCACAACTTTGTTTTTGCTTGGGCTATCGAGTGGCTGTTCTTTCTGGTGGAGATTATTTCCATCTTTATTTACACCTATACCTTTGACCGGCTCACTGAGCGTGATCATCTGCGAGTTGGCTGGATCTATGCCGTAAGCGCCTGGTTGTCACTCTTTTTTGTCAGTGGTATCATCGATTTCATGCTCACGCCCGGCGCCTGGTTGCAAACCGGTTCGTTCTGGGACGGTTTTTTTAACCCCACCTTCTGGCCGGCGCTCTTTTTCCGGACCTTTCTCTCGTTGATCCTTGCCGGGTTGTTCGGGTTTTTGACTGCCTGCACGGTCAAAGAGGTGTTTGTGCGTCACTCCCTGATGCGATATTGTGCTACCTGGCTCCTGGTGCCTGTCGTGTTGCTGCTTGGTGCTGCCTGGTGGTACGCGTCGGCCCTGCCGCCTGAGGTGGGGGAGATGATTTTTCACCGCATGCCGTTTCTTACCCAGTATATTCGCCTTTTTGCGATCTGCTCGCCCTTGATTGTTCTTGGCGGTTTGATCATGGCTATCCGGATGCCGGCAGGTGTCAATCGAGTGTTTGCCGTGGTCATGCTGTTAATCGGCTTCTGCTACCTCGGGGCCTTTGAGTTCATTCGGGAGGGCGGCCGGCGGCCGTATATTATCCGCGACCATATGTACGCCAACTCGATTTTCAAGAAAGATATATCCTCCCTGGCTCAGACAGGCGTTATCAAGGCGGCGCGTTGGGTGGAACAGCGGCCTATAACCGATAGCAATCGTGTCCTGGTGGGCAAGGAACTGTTCATGACTCTCTGCCTGTCGTGTCACTCCATTGGCGGGCCAATGAACAATATTCTGCCGCGAACCGAACAGCTCGGGGTAAGGGAGTTGGATATGATTCTTGGCAGCATGGGCCGGGGATACCCGTATATGCCCCCCTTTATAGGCACGGCGGAGGAGCAGAGGGCGTTGACCGCATTTTTGACCACAGCCTTGCATAACCGTCGGGAAGAGCCGTGA